The region GAGCTGGTTGCCCCgctctgctctccccaggcGTCTTCAGCAGCGTGTTCTGCAGCCAGCGGGTGAACCACGGCATGTTGGCCGTGGGCTACGGCACCGGCCAGGACAACGGGCGCAACGTCAGCTACTGGATCCTAAAGAACAGGTCAGGGCTGAGGGTGTCTGcgctggggaggccaaaccttgagtcctgggggcagttttgggcccctcacgccaagaaaggccttgaggtgctggagcgagttgagagcagggaacggagctggtgaggggctggagcacaagtgtgatgggagcggctgagggagctgggggttcagctggagaacaggagctgaggggagaccttctgatctctgacctgcctgaaaggagcttggagccagggggggttgggctctgctccccaggaacaagcgccaggaccagaggaaacggcctcaagttgcgccaggggaggctgaggttggatctggggaacaatttcttccccaaagggctgtggggcattggaacaggctgcccagggcagtgctggagtcaccatccctggaggggttggacagacggagatgaggttctcgggacatggggcagtgccaggggtgggttatggttggtcTCTGATTTCGAGGGTGTTTTCCAACCCAAacgtctgtccctgcagctggtcGGAGCTGTGGGGCGAGCGGGGCTACCTGCGCCTGCTGAAGGGAGCCCGCAACCAGTGCGGGGTGGCCAACCAGGCCAGCTTCCCCTCGCTGTGACCGGGACGGCCCTGTCCTGCTGCGGATCCGCAGCCGCCgccttctggggaaaaaaaaaaaaagggctttttatTTGCGTGTGGTGAGAAGCAATTAAAAGCGGTACAGCTAATCGCTCTGCGCCTGCGAAGTGTGACCGGGCAGGGTTTGGCGGCCGACGCAGCCGGTGCTTTTCCTGGTGGGAAAGGCAAAGCTCCCCCCGTGTGATGCTCATCAAACGGCGCCTTCTCGGTGCTTTTTCCTCCCAGCCCCTccatctccttcccctctcaCGGCCCCTTTATTCTTCCAGCTGAATCCCACCGGCCAGGGCTGGATTTTCTGGCCAACAACGCCGCCCTTGCAGACCCGGTTCTTTTATAAACAGCCCTTTATCCCATTAAACCTGCGCGACAAGGCAGAAAATGAACCATTCCCCCCGGAatcctgctttttatttcctctctttcctgaATAATCTGGGGCATTTGGTGCCGCGCACAGGCCGGCAGGCTGGAGGGAGGCAAGGCCGGGGTGACAGGGGATCAGGGACTCTGGACGTGGCCAGTGGCAGCACGGGGaccccaaaatgtcccatcgcTGCCCCCAAATGTCCCATGGCTGCCCCACATTCCCTGTGGGCACAAACACACAGCAGAGCCGTGGCGCAGCCCCAGGGCCACTGGCTGCTGTCTCCGTGTCCCCTCGCCCCCGtggtcccctgtccccagggtctcCTGTCCCCACCGGCCCCCCAAGGGTTAACCCGCCCGGGCTCTGTGCCCACATCCAAGATGGCCGCCCCGGCGCCCGCTGCCCGCGTTGACCCCGCCCGCCCGCCGTAGCGCGGGCTTCCTTTCCAAGATGGCGGCGCCCAGCGAGAGGAGCGGCCGGCGGCTGTGGGCCGCGCTGCTGCCCGCCGCCCTGCTGTGCCTGGCGGCCCGGGCGGCGGAGGAACCGAGCACGGCCGAGTTCGACGTGCGGCCCGGCGGGGAGGTTCATTCCTTCGCCCGGAGCCTGGTGAGGGGGCgagaaggggaaaggggtgAGGAGAGAGTACGCGCCTCTCACTGATTGGCTGCGGCGCACGTCGCTCCCGCTTCCCGCCGCGGGGATTGGCTGCCAGCGGGGGAAGGCGGGACGGGGGGGGCGGATCCGGGTCGGTTGCTAGGGGCTGGTTGCTAGGGACGGGGGGACCCCACCTCTGCCGGGGGATCCCCAGGGGGAGAGGGGCTCCCAACGGGGGTCTCCAAGAAAAAGGGGATCCCCGAAGAGAAGGGGTTCCCCAGGGAGAAGAGGCTCCCCAAGGATGGAGGGAAACCCAGGAAGAAGAGGGTCCCCAAGGAAggaggggacccccagggagAAGGGGATCCTCAAGGAGAAGGGGATCACCAAGGGGGGTTCTCCAGCAGAAGGGAGTCCCTAAGGAAAATGAGTCCCCAAGGTGGGACAGTCACCATGGCGAGGAGGTGCCATGGGAGGGAGGCTTGAATGGAGCGTGTCCCCCAAGGAGAAAGGGGGTTCCAAGGGGGGTCTCCAAAGGCAGGAGGGTCCTAAGGAGGAAGGGGGTCTCCAAAGAGAAGGTGTTCCCCAGGGAGAAGAGGCTCCCCAAGGATGGAGGGAAACCCAGGAAGAAGAGGGTCCCCAAGGAAGGAGGGGACCCCCAGGAAGAAGAGGATCCCCAAGGAGGGAGGGAACCCCCAGGGAGAAGGGGATCCTCAGGGAGAAGGGGATCCTCAGGGAGAAGGGCGTCTCCAAGCGGGGTTCTCCAGCAGAAGGGAGTCCCTAAGGAAAATGAGTCCCCAAGGTGGGACAGTCGCCATGGCGAGGAGGTGCCATGGGAGGGAGGCTTGAATGGAGCGTGTCCCCCAAGGAGAAAGGGGGTTCCAAGGGGGGTCTCCAAAGGGAGGAGGTGCCCAGGGGGAGGGGTCACCAGGGGAAAGGAGTCTGGAAGCAATGAGGTCCCCATGGGAAGGTGAATCACCAAGGGGAGGGGACCCAATGGAGAAGGGGGTCCCCAGAACACACAGTCCTGCTGACACCCCAGGGGTCCCCAGCGCCGGCCGCTCCAGACGAGGACGTGGTGTGTTGTCCTCCTTGGTCACCTCCGGGGTGACACCTGAAGTGTCCCCAGATCTCCCATCCTCGCCGGGAAGCAGCTGATGGTGAACAAAGAGAAGGTTCTGCTCGAGCGTGGCTGCTTACCATTGTCTTCTCTTCCAGGGGGATTACACCTGCACCTTCACATACTCAGCTCAGGGAGGAACCAACGAGGTGAGTCGGGAAAACCTTCAAGTCTCTGGAGAACAGGGAGTGACATTTTCATACCCAGTTGGTAGGAATGGCCTCACAGGCATAAATCCTGTGTTCTTTAGGAGGCTAGAGGGGTTTTGCAGCTTTTGCAGCTCATCTGGCTGCTGCACTGAGTGCTATTCAGATATGCATTTCTTACCTGCAAGTCCTGTTAGAATCAGGTACTTTTAGCACAAAGGGAAACGAAACTTTTAACTCTTTTCTGTAACTGTATTAATGGAATTATGGAGAGGAAGGGCAATCAGGCCTTGAGCTTTGTGCAATGCAAAGTAAAAGGGGCCATCCACAACTGTTGCGTAGTTgtgttattttctaaaattgGTTGCAACTCGCtgtgcctgcagctgggaggggaggtGACTGGCCTTGGGGGCAGCGGAAAGCACGAGGCTCTTCCCCACATTAACTCTTTGGACCTTTTTGCCCTCTGCAGCAATGGCAGATGAACGTTGGAGTCAGCGAGGACaacctgctcttctcctgctccatcTGGAGGTTTGTTCTTTAACCCCGAACTCTGAGGGAAAAGCAACAAGAAGGCAGGTGGGATCTGGGCCAGGGACCCTCCTCCCAGGCCATGGGTGCGAAATGCTGCGTTCCCCCCTCGCCAGCCTCTGCACTAGATGGAGCTCCAAGAGAGCCAGAGGTGGCTGTGAATCCTGAGCTCGTCTGCACCTCCGCCCTCTCTGCCCGTGTCAAAAACTCTCCTTTCTTGTTTCAGGCCCCAAGGGAAGTCTTATCTCTTCTTTACCCAGTTTAAAGCTGAAGTGAAAGGAGCCAAGATAGAGCACGCCATGGCTTATGTAAGTCCCAGCTGGTGTGCGGGGGGGCTGCTCTAACACATGAATTGGACGTGGAAAACATTTATTGGACATCTGTGCAATAAAATGTACTCTGCCACATCCCTAATTAGAGAGCGGTGGCAGTCAGGAGAGTGGCCGCAGGTGGGTTCTCctgctctgttttatttctgctccCTCAACACCATCGATTTGCTGCCGGCTTTGCTGGCATCGGTGACTCTAAAAGACACGGTCCTGCCAGGGTGCGCTGCACTCGGGGAGTCGTGATTTGCCTCGACAGATTGCATGTGGCAAAGTAAATCAAACCGCTGCTGGTGCTTTTGACTGGTTCACTCTCCCATTTCCCAGTCTCTGGTGTGAGGCTTGCAGTCACCCGAAGGACGCGGACGTGTTTAATAGGAAATGGAAAGATGGCCAGAGATTTTCCTTCAGATTTCCTTTGTGGATTTAATTCTTTCATTCCACGTTATTAAAACCCAACTTCCCTCTTCAAAATgcactgtttgtttgtttacttctAAATACAGTAACTTCTTGAACTGCCTCAACTGCTTCAACCTTCTTCCTTCCCGTTTCAGTCTCAAGCTGCAGCGGGTGGAAAAAGCGACATCCCCTTAAAACAGGAAGAGTTTGAAATCACCGAAACAACAGGTTTGTGACCGAGAGAACCGTGTGAGCAAGGGGCTGGTGTGTCTGCCAGGAGCTGAGGGTTTCAGCTAAATACAGATCGGTGACAATGTACAGGACAGTGCATGTTCTTGAtccagagctggcagcaggattTTGCGGGTCCCGTCCCAGTGTAAATGTTAAATTAGCACAGGGGAAGAAGGGGTTTATCACAACATGGTTGGTGCGTGCATAAGAAGGAAGTGCAATGCCCGACTTGCTGGCTTTTATCGTCCTGGAAAGGAACCAGCAGGGCTGTTTTGTTCGTGCCTTACCATCTGTTGATCCTGcgcttgttttctctctttccagtCTCTCACAGGGAAGGCAAGTTCCGTTTCGAACTGTCCAAACTCATGATTGTAGCAAAAACACCCCGTGACGAGCTGTGACCCTgaggccagggctgggccgggtgtTTTAGCCAGAAGAACATGGCAGATAAAGAGGATTATTTGTTAACtgcgggattttttttttttttggttggccaaaccttttaatgtttttccatattaaaatgTGCCAGGGTCCAACACGAGGGGCTCGGCGGTGTTAAGACAGATAGATTCTGTCCTGTGTCAGAGTAACAATGCGCTTTGCAGCTGGAACCCTCCTCCGAGGCTCCTGATCTGCAGCCAGCCGTTCTGCCGCCCGCTTTCTGCTTGGCAGATCTGCTGAATAGGGGAAAGCTCCCCCCAAACTTATCTCCCTTGCTCGGAAGAGCAATGCGGAGAGATAAGTGGCTGGATTTAAATGCGGTTTGCTCAAGGAGAAGTTGTTAACTCTGTAGCCTCTGGAGGGGAGATgggatttctctctctctgcaagCGTGACGGgaggaaataatgaaattgggtgggagggggaaggaagggatggaGTTGGCCAAAGCTCTCGGGCTCTTTGGTGAGTGCGGCTACTGAAAACCATCGCTGGGGAGGATATTCTGGACCTGCCCTGGTGCAGAGCGTGGGTTGGGATCACTCGCTgtggggaaggcagagctgctTATTCTGACACAACCCAGGAATCAATCCGAGCAAACACTTTTCATGTCTCAGTACGACTGCAGGACTATTTTCTACGTACAGAAGcgatttttttcttatctagAGTCATAACAGTGAGGGAACGTGGAATTCCTCTCCTGTGTAAATACAAcgcaaataaagaaataaagcatcACGTTCTGGCCTGAGTTTGCTCTGCCCTGAGCGGCGCGACCCGCGGCATTTGCTTGGCCACGAGCCCACGAGCGCTGGCAGCTCCCGCGCCCGGAGACATCCCGTGGGACGGGAGGCACAAGAAGGTCACGAAGATAAGCCCGGCTGAGATTGTGCACCGCCTTGCACACTAAAAGACCAATTTTTGGTGTTCAAAGGTGGGTTGGAAGCCGGCCACAGGTGGTGCATCCGTGCTGCAACGCATTTACAACTTTGAATTCTGCAAAGTTGCCCCTTGTTTCCTGCCATCAGGATGGTGCTTTTGTTGCTCCCCCTGTGCAGCGAGGGGATGAGGGGATGCAGAGGAGCAAGTTTTGTTCCTCCCACAGCTTTGCTGCCGGGTTTTACACCAAATTTCCTCCCACCAGTTCAGCATTGGTCGTGCAGAGCCCAGAGCTCCtgcgctgtggggcagcagcgATGCCAGGGGACGGAGACTAAAAGCCTCAGGTCACAGCGAGTAAACGCCAttcaaaagacaaaaccaactGCCCCCGGTGCAGATTTTCTCGCTGTCACCTGCCTTTGTAACAACCGCATGGAGCACCCAGGCCAAACAGGtgagtttatttaaataactCATCAGGGCTACAGCGTttgctaaaaaaataacaaccatAACTCAgtcaagagacagaaaatgtaCGAAATCCAAGGGAGAGCTTTGGACGACCACCAAGGAAGGCGTCAGAGCCATCACAGCGGTACCGTTGTGCGGCGAGATGGGTCTTGGATGGAGGAAAGGAGCCCAGGTGAGGTGGAGAAGCACCTTCCTACCCTGGGCAGCACAAGCCTGAACCTTAATTTGCTCCCACCATGTCGTGGAGCTACTGAAAAACAACCCTGGGGCTCCACAACCCTCTGGGAATCGGGTCTCCCAACCGTTCATCCAAGCAACTGCCCACCCGTCCACCTTAGAGGTGTTAACGCACCACGAgtctttggttttttccccccaggagGGTGACAATAAGAGTTCAAGGTGATGAGTCCCAGTTCCATGGACTCTGAGCTAAGAGCACTTGGTGGAAAAAGGGAAATCAAAGTGGACAGGAGGAGCCCAGGATCACCTGGAAAGGACTCAGCCCAGCACAGGGTGGGTTTGCAGACCCCGGGCAAGGGTTAGACGAAGTCAAGAGGTTCAGTCTTTTGtagaaatgaggagaaaacGAGTTAGCActgcagaggagaagaggacaTCAAGCCTGGTGATGGGCAAAACAGGCGTATGTCCTGTCCTCGGTCTCACAGGAGGCAGAGTCCGCATCGCTGCCACCTTGGCCACCTTCAGATGTTGTCCTCCTCCAGCATCTTGTTAACCCCGTCACAGATCCTCTTCAGGTGGGTGCGGTAGGGCTCGGACGGCCCGTAGAGAGCCGAGAGGAACTCGTAGTCCGCAAAGTGGTTGAAGACGTGGTTGATGCGGGAGTGGGACTTGGCCGTCAGGTGGCCGTTGACAGCCTGGTGCAGCAGGTCCCGGCACTCCGTGAGGACACCCGACATGACCCTGCGGTCAAAGGTGAAGTCTATCTGGTGGAAGCTGACGGCCGTCATGGCCAAGGTATGGACCTTCTTGCGGAAACGCTCcatcaccagcagctcctcggGGCTGAACTGCCCGTTGCGGTAGAGCACGCTCAACTTCATGACGATCTTGATGAGGTTTTTGATGATCTTCTGGGCCTCTTTGCGGTTGTGGGTGTACTCCTTGGTGGCCCGGTAGAGCTCATCCAAGATCTCGCTGCTGGTGTCATCGATGAAGACGTTGGCTATGGTCTTGGTTGCCATCTTGCTCAAGAGCTTCTTCTGGGCCTGCAGGGCCAGGTTCTTGGTGCTGAAGGTGTCCATCTCTGTGGGGGAAGAGGCACACACAGAGTTCAGCCCATGCCCTGGATCAGACCCTGTCTCCACTCCTCCCCACACAGCGTtttgagggtggtgagagcctggtccaggggtgcccagagaggtggtggctgaaccatccctggagacatcccaggccaggctggacggggctctgagcaacctgagctggtgcagatgtccctgctcatggcagggggggcactgggtgacctttgaaggtcccttcaacccaaactattcaatGATCCTTTTAGGAGGACAAAGAGCATCTCAGGCCAATGGCAAGACCGAGAGGAGCTCCCGGGTGCCAGGGCAGGCCAGAGCTGAGCTCACGcctggggttttgttggtgggATGAGTTACGGGGTGTTCCCACCTTCCTTCCCCCAAAATCTGGGGAGAAGCTCCAGCACGACAGGCAGTGTTGGAGGAGAACAAGGTCTTCCTACCTGAGCCTCACCCGCCACCCTCCATCCCCGTCCCGTCCTGTGCCCGGCGCCGCCCTTCCTCCCCGTGCCGGAAGGACTCTTGCCCCACCATTTTCacgtttttcttccttaaaaccTGACTCACTTCCTGCAGGGTGAGCTGGGGACAAACCCAGGTGATGGCTGAGTCACCGCGGCAGCCGGCACAGCCACGTGCCGCAGCCAGCCCGCTGCTCGCCGAGGCCGGAGCCGCACGGCCGGTTTGCAGCACCCACCGACGTGTCAAAGCCTTTTTTCCCTGCCTATTTTTCCCTAGAGCTCAGACTTGTTCTGCCACCGTCTCGGCGTCCTCTGGAGCCAGCACGAGCATCACAGCGAGGTGAATAATTCAGCAAGGTAGAAACCTCACCCCCCCACACCTACAGCCCAACTCCCCATGTCCCGGTGAGACCAAACCCACCGTCTCAGGCAGATGACGGCTTTAAAAACTGCTGCAAATGAATAAAACGCTGCCGACCCTGGAGATGCATCTCGCCCCATAAAATCGCAGAGCTACAAATCACGGGGAAGGCgaaaaacaacagaacaacCGGCTCCTGCGCTGGGATGGATGGGCAGAGATGGGGGTTGCTTTATGTGTGTGGCACAGGCAGCGGGAGCGGGGAAGGGATGGGATTGCACTATGAATACATCAccggggaggagagaggagctATTGAAGCTC is a window of Caloenas nicobarica isolate bCalNic1 chromosome 27, bCalNic1.hap1, whole genome shotgun sequence DNA encoding:
- the MYDGF gene encoding myeloid-derived growth factor → MAAPSERSGRRLWAALLPAALLCLAARAAEEPSTAEFDVRPGGEVHSFARSLGDYTCTFTYSAQGGTNEQWQMNVGVSEDNLLFSCSIWRPQGKSYLFFTQFKAEVKGAKIEHAMAYSQAAAGGKSDIPLKQEEFEITETTVSHREGKFRFELSKLMIVAKTPRDEL
- the TNFAIP8L1 gene encoding tumor necrosis factor alpha-induced protein 8-like protein 1, which translates into the protein MDTFSTKNLALQAQKKLLSKMATKTIANVFIDDTSSEILDELYRATKEYTHNRKEAQKIIKNLIKIVMKLSVLYRNGQFSPEELLVMERFRKKVHTLAMTAVSFHQIDFTFDRRVMSGVLTECRDLLHQAVNGHLTAKSHSRINHVFNHFADYEFLSALYGPSEPYRTHLKRICDGVNKMLEEDNI